One part of the Tenacibaculum sp. 190130A14a genome encodes these proteins:
- the rplI gene encoding 50S ribosomal protein L9, with amino-acid sequence MELILKQDVENLGFKDDIVTVKNGYGRNYLIPQGYAILATSSAKKVLAENLKQRAYKEAKLIEDATKLAETVKGYELKIASKVGSGDKLFGSVNNINVAEALAKAGTEIDKKFIKVTGGNVKRLGKYNAAVRLHRTVVADIVFEVVAEK; translated from the coding sequence ATGGAATTGATATTAAAGCAAGACGTAGAAAACTTAGGTTTTAAAGACGATATCGTAACTGTTAAGAATGGTTATGGTCGTAACTACTTAATCCCACAAGGATATGCAATTTTAGCTACTTCTTCTGCAAAGAAAGTTTTAGCTGAAAACTTAAAACAACGTGCTTATAAAGAAGCTAAATTAATAGAAGATGCTACTAAATTAGCTGAAACTGTTAAAGGTTATGAGTTAAAGATTGCTTCTAAAGTAGGATCTGGAGATAAATTATTCGGTTCAGTTAACAATATTAACGTTGCTGAGGCTTTAGCTAAAGCTGGAACTGAAATTGATAAGAAATTTATCAAAGTTACTGGAGGTAACGTAAAGAGATTAGGAAAATACAACGCTGCTGTGCGTTTACACAGAACAGTTGTAGCTGACATCGTATTTGAAGTAGTTGCTGAAAAGTAA